Proteins encoded in a region of the Spiribacter sp. 1M189 genome:
- a CDS encoding propionyl-CoA synthetase gives MSHHYNSLYQESLDKPQEFWAEQAGAVDWDRPWDRVLDDSDAPFYRWFSGGRLNTCHNAVDRHVDAGRGDQDAIIWDSPVTGQTRHISYSELQDQVSRLAGVLRNLGVETGDRVIIYMPMVPEAAMAMLACARIGAIHSVVFGGFAGPELAKRIDDAEPRVILSASCGIEPSGVVDYKSLLNEALERSEHSVDRCVILQREIHRCELDAERDLDWETAMAEAAPAACVSVDANHPLYILYTSGTTGRPKGIVRDHGGHAVALLWTMRSIYGVAPGEVMFTASDVGWVVGHSYIVYAPLLNGSTTVIYEGKPIGTPDAGAFWRICETYGARALFTAPTALRAIKKEDPDGEFIHRHDLNKLRAFFLAGERSDPDSVRWADGHLGIPILDHWWQTETGWAIAGYPFGLEEMPVKIGTAGRPMPGYDVRVLDEEGEEMPYGELGNIVIRLPMPPGTMLTLWGNRERHRDGYLMRYPGYYLTGDSGVIDTDGYVHIMSRIDDVINVAGHRLSTGRLEEVLSDHPAVVEAAVFGVKDATKGQLPMGLVVPGSAFDGDDEALAAELVQRVREEVGPVAAFRQCVVVKRLPKTRSGKTLRGTMRSIANGEEWNMPATIDDPGVLDEIAGYLKR, from the coding sequence ATGAGTCATCACTATAATTCGCTGTATCAGGAGTCGCTGGACAAGCCCCAGGAATTCTGGGCCGAACAGGCCGGCGCGGTTGACTGGGACCGACCCTGGGACCGGGTGCTCGACGACAGCGATGCCCCCTTCTATCGCTGGTTCTCCGGTGGCCGCCTCAATACCTGTCATAACGCCGTGGACCGGCATGTCGACGCCGGGCGTGGCGATCAGGACGCGATCATCTGGGACAGCCCGGTTACCGGCCAGACCCGCCACATCAGCTATTCCGAACTCCAGGACCAGGTATCGCGGCTGGCCGGTGTGCTACGGAATCTGGGGGTGGAGACCGGCGATCGCGTCATCATCTATATGCCCATGGTGCCGGAGGCGGCCATGGCGATGCTGGCCTGCGCGCGGATCGGGGCCATTCACTCCGTGGTGTTCGGCGGATTCGCGGGACCGGAACTGGCCAAGCGCATCGACGATGCCGAACCCCGGGTCATCCTGTCGGCCTCCTGCGGCATCGAGCCGAGCGGCGTCGTGGATTACAAATCGCTGCTTAACGAGGCACTGGAGCGCTCGGAGCATTCAGTTGATCGGTGCGTCATCCTGCAGCGCGAGATCCATCGCTGCGAGCTGGACGCGGAGCGGGATCTCGACTGGGAGACGGCCATGGCCGAGGCCGCACCGGCGGCATGCGTATCGGTCGACGCCAACCACCCGCTCTATATCCTCTACACCTCCGGCACCACCGGCCGGCCGAAGGGCATCGTCCGTGACCACGGCGGGCACGCCGTCGCACTGCTCTGGACCATGCGCAGCATCTATGGGGTCGCACCCGGCGAGGTCATGTTCACCGCCTCGGATGTCGGCTGGGTCGTGGGGCATTCCTATATCGTCTACGCCCCCTTGTTGAACGGCTCGACCACCGTGATCTATGAGGGCAAGCCCATCGGGACGCCGGATGCCGGCGCATTCTGGCGGATCTGCGAGACCTATGGCGCCCGGGCGCTTTTCACCGCGCCCACCGCGCTGCGGGCCATCAAGAAGGAGGATCCCGACGGTGAGTTCATCCATCGTCATGACCTGAACAAGCTGCGCGCCTTTTTCCTGGCCGGTGAGCGCTCCGATCCCGACAGCGTCCGCTGGGCCGATGGCCACCTGGGTATTCCGATTCTGGATCACTGGTGGCAGACGGAAACCGGCTGGGCCATTGCCGGCTACCCGTTCGGCCTCGAAGAGATGCCGGTGAAAATCGGCACCGCCGGCCGGCCGATGCCGGGCTATGACGTGCGTGTGCTGGATGAGGAGGGTGAGGAGATGCCGTATGGCGAGCTCGGCAATATCGTCATCCGCCTGCCGATGCCGCCGGGGACCATGCTGACGCTGTGGGGCAATCGCGAACGCCACCGCGATGGGTACCTGATGCGCTACCCCGGTTACTATCTCACCGGCGACTCCGGCGTGATCGACACGGATGGCTACGTCCATATCATGAGCCGGATCGATGACGTCATTAACGTCGCCGGTCATCGCCTCTCCACCGGGCGCCTCGAAGAGGTGCTGAGCGACCATCCGGCGGTGGTCGAGGCGGCGGTCTTCGGGGTCAAGGATGCCACCAAGGGACAGCTGCCGATGGGGCTGGTCGTCCCGGGCAGCGCGTTCGACGGTGATGATGAGGCGTTGGCGGCGGAGCTCGTCCAGCGCGTCCGCGAGGAGGTGGGGCCGGTGGCCGCATTCCGTCAGTGCGTGGTGGTCAAGCGCCTGCCCAAGACGCGCTCCGGCAAGACCCTGCGCGGGACCATGCGCAGTATCGCCAACGGCGAGGAATGGAACATGCCGGCCACCATCGATGACCCGGGCGTTTTGGATGAAATCGCGGGTTATCTCAAGCGCTGA
- a CDS encoding flavin monoamine oxidase family protein — protein sequence MTDTPLAIIGAGLAGLTAARTAHEAGIRSLVLEASDRIGGRIDSIRGSDGQIVGDLGPTWVWPPFQPGVPRWLERLGLGTFEQYDSGEAVLDGFAERPVCQPLPGQYGMARIAAGPGSLVDAMAAELPDDAIQTGHAVNAVRHHDDGRLRIETAGREPLIAERVLIAAPLRIVAERIQLPADIGAPLQDMLRAMPTWMAAQAKAVIRYPRPFWRESGLSGRIASRLGPLFEAHDHTSLDGEAALFGFVATPPAQRGAETLRTAILDQLTRCLGPQAAAPTDVVIRDWADAPWICADADRHGPPEHPSVGPEALRTGHLDGRLWFCAAETAEQSPGLIEGALLAGEAAARAAVQGLEGDA from the coding sequence ATGACCGACACGCCACTCGCGATCATCGGCGCTGGCCTCGCCGGCCTGACCGCCGCTCGTACCGCCCATGAAGCCGGCATCAGATCGCTGGTTCTCGAGGCCAGCGACCGCATTGGCGGTCGTATCGACAGTATTCGCGGGTCCGACGGGCAGATCGTCGGCGACCTCGGTCCCACCTGGGTATGGCCACCGTTCCAGCCCGGTGTGCCGCGCTGGCTGGAGCGGCTCGGCCTTGGCACCTTCGAGCAGTACGACAGCGGCGAGGCGGTACTGGATGGGTTTGCCGAACGACCTGTGTGTCAGCCACTGCCGGGCCAGTACGGAATGGCCCGGATCGCCGCCGGACCCGGCAGCCTTGTCGACGCGATGGCCGCTGAACTCCCCGACGACGCCATCCAGACCGGACATGCCGTCAACGCAGTTCGCCATCACGACGACGGCCGGCTGCGCATTGAGACGGCCGGACGCGAGCCACTGATCGCCGAGCGGGTGCTGATCGCCGCGCCACTGCGCATCGTTGCCGAACGAATCCAGCTGCCAGCGGACATCGGTGCGCCGCTGCAGGACATGCTTCGAGCCATGCCGACCTGGATGGCCGCTCAAGCGAAGGCAGTGATCCGTTACCCGCGCCCGTTCTGGCGTGAGTCCGGTCTCTCGGGCCGGATCGCCAGCCGCCTCGGGCCGCTGTTCGAAGCCCATGACCACACCAGCCTCGATGGCGAGGCGGCCCTGTTCGGCTTCGTGGCGACCCCGCCGGCGCAGCGCGGGGCCGAGACGCTGCGCACGGCTATCTTAGATCAGTTGACCCGGTGCCTGGGCCCTCAGGCTGCGGCGCCCACCGACGTCGTCATCCGCGACTGGGCCGACGCGCCATGGATCTGCGCCGATGCGGATCGTCACGGGCCACCGGAACACCCAAGCGTGGGCCCCGAGGCGCTGCGCACGGGTCATCTCGACGGTCGCCTATGGTTCTGTGCCGCCGAGACCGCCGAGCAGAGTCCGGGTCTGATCGAAGGCGCCCTACTCGCCGGCGAGGCGGCGGCGCGGGCTGCCGTTCAGGGGCTGGAAGGGGACGCCTGA
- a CDS encoding BCCT family transporter gives MARTYRADAFFATVNPTVFTASALIIGGFVAFGVFLPDTASMAFSRLHAFITEYLGWSYLLAVTFFVGFLLWLGFSRYGSIRLGQPNDRPQFGFTAWFAMLFSAGMGIGLVFWSIAEPILHYQNPPSGAGETPQAAREAMIYTFYHWGLHAWAVYVVLGLSVAYFSFRHRLPLTIRSIFYPLLGDRIYGPIGHVIDILAVFGTLFGLATSLGFGAMQLNTGLNILVGMPVAPVWQVAIIATITGFAVISVISGLDRGLKWLSLFNLGLALVFMAFVFITGPTLFLIRFLLDSTGGYLQQLVGMSLHTGAMNGSEWQKDWTMFYWGWWIAWSPFVGIFIARISRGRTIREFIIGVLALPTLFVFAWLTVFGGTALYMEVFGTAQGLAAAVNEDTTVALYRTLAELPWTTVSSALATLLIATYFVTSSDSGTFVVDSLISRGAKHSPRRQRVIWGITEGAIAATLLLVGGEEALQSLQTGALTAGFPVAIILMICCISLLKALRREYRVPGVKPSLE, from the coding sequence ATGGCGCGCACCTACCGCGCAGACGCCTTTTTTGCCACCGTCAACCCAACGGTCTTTACGGCCTCGGCATTGATCATCGGTGGCTTCGTCGCCTTTGGCGTGTTTCTGCCGGATACCGCCAGCATGGCGTTCTCACGCCTGCATGCCTTTATCACCGAATACCTGGGCTGGAGCTATCTGCTGGCGGTCACGTTTTTTGTCGGCTTCCTGCTCTGGCTTGGCTTCAGCCGCTACGGCAGTATCCGCCTGGGTCAGCCCAATGATCGACCTCAGTTCGGTTTCACGGCCTGGTTTGCCATGCTCTTCAGCGCCGGCATGGGTATCGGCCTGGTGTTCTGGAGTATTGCCGAGCCGATCCTGCACTACCAGAACCCGCCCAGCGGCGCCGGTGAAACACCGCAGGCCGCCCGCGAGGCGATGATCTACACCTTCTACCACTGGGGCCTGCATGCCTGGGCGGTGTATGTCGTCCTCGGGCTCTCGGTGGCCTACTTCAGCTTTCGTCATCGGCTGCCGCTGACCATCCGCTCCATCTTCTACCCGCTGCTGGGCGACCGCATCTATGGCCCCATCGGCCATGTCATCGACATCCTGGCCGTGTTCGGCACGCTCTTCGGGCTGGCCACCTCGCTCGGCTTCGGCGCCATGCAGCTCAACACCGGCCTCAATATCCTGGTAGGCATGCCGGTGGCCCCCGTCTGGCAGGTGGCCATCATCGCCACCATCACGGGGTTCGCGGTCATCTCGGTGATCTCCGGGCTTGATCGCGGTCTGAAATGGCTGAGCCTGTTCAACCTCGGGCTTGCGCTGGTCTTTATGGCGTTCGTCTTCATCACCGGCCCCACGCTGTTTCTCATCCGCTTCCTGCTGGACTCCACCGGCGGCTATCTGCAGCAGCTGGTGGGCATGAGCCTGCACACGGGCGCAATGAACGGCAGTGAATGGCAGAAAGACTGGACCATGTTCTACTGGGGCTGGTGGATCGCTTGGTCGCCGTTCGTGGGCATTTTCATCGCGCGGATCTCCCGTGGCCGCACGATCCGCGAGTTCATCATCGGCGTGCTCGCCCTGCCCACACTGTTCGTCTTTGCCTGGCTGACCGTCTTCGGGGGGACCGCGCTATACATGGAAGTCTTCGGCACGGCCCAGGGGCTCGCTGCCGCGGTCAACGAAGACACCACGGTGGCGCTCTACCGCACGCTGGCGGAACTGCCCTGGACGACCGTCTCATCGGCCCTCGCGACGTTGCTGATCGCCACCTACTTCGTGACGTCGTCCGACTCCGGGACCTTCGTGGTCGACTCGCTGATCTCGCGGGGCGCAAAGCACTCACCCCGTCGGCAGCGGGTGATCTGGGGTATCACCGAAGGTGCCATCGCCGCCACGCTGCTGCTGGTCGGCGGAGAGGAGGCCTTGCAGAGCCTGCAGACCGGCGCGCTGACCGCCGGATTCCCGGTCGCGATCATTCTGATGATCTGTTGCATCAGCCTGTTAAAGGCGCTCCGCCGCGAGTACCGAGTCCCAGGCGTCAAACCCTCACTTGAATAA
- a CDS encoding YbhB/YbcL family Raf kinase inhibitor-like protein, whose product MRLSSPEFSDGAELPWTMSAASENRLPPLEIHDTPGTAASLALLLEDLDSPVGQLTHWLVWNLPPATESVSAIDLPDEAVRGMNAFGKTGYTGPIPPEGRHIYRFTLLALDQILDLTAGATRRQFDTEIQGHTLATATLEGGISRTREGG is encoded by the coding sequence ATGCGCCTTAGCAGTCCGGAGTTCTCCGACGGCGCGGAGTTGCCGTGGACCATGTCGGCGGCGAGCGAAAACCGCCTGCCGCCGCTGGAGATCCACGATACCCCCGGCACGGCGGCGAGCCTCGCGCTGTTGCTGGAGGACCTCGACTCTCCGGTGGGCCAGCTCACCCACTGGCTGGTGTGGAACCTGCCGCCGGCGACCGAGTCGGTGAGTGCAATCGATTTGCCGGATGAGGCGGTGCGGGGTATGAACGCCTTCGGTAAGACCGGTTACACGGGCCCGATTCCACCGGAGGGCCGTCACATCTATCGCTTCACGCTGCTGGCGCTCGATCAGATCCTGGACCTGACCGCTGGCGCCACCCGCCGCCAGTTCGACACCGAAATCCAAGGTCATACCCTGGCGACGGCCACCCTGGAGGGCGGGATTTCCCGAACCCGGGAGGGTGGCTGA
- a CDS encoding DUF2237 family protein — translation MGKFSATNVFGEELQACGKDPVTGFFRDGCCNTGHEDGGMHTVCAIVTEAFLSFSRSRGNDLTAPVPFADFPGLRPGDRWCLCAGRWLEAYRAGVAPPVDLAATHEETLAVIDLETLQRYELNNPDSG, via the coding sequence ATGGGAAAGTTCAGCGCTACCAATGTCTTCGGTGAGGAACTGCAGGCTTGCGGCAAGGATCCAGTGACCGGTTTTTTCCGTGACGGCTGCTGCAACACCGGTCATGAGGATGGCGGCATGCACACGGTGTGCGCGATCGTCACCGAGGCCTTCCTCTCCTTTTCACGCAGTCGCGGCAACGACCTGACCGCGCCCGTGCCGTTCGCCGATTTCCCGGGACTCAGACCCGGTGATCGCTGGTGTCTGTGTGCCGGCCGCTGGCTGGAGGCCTACCGGGCCGGCGTGGCGCCACCAGTGGACCTGGCGGCCACCCATGAGGAGACGCTTGCCGTGATTGATCTTGAGACGCTCCAGCGCTATGAGCTGAACAATCCGGACAGCGGCTAG
- a CDS encoding D-amino acid dehydrogenase, with the protein MNTIAVIGGGITGITTAYALLNRGFEVTVFERNRYAAMETSFANGGQLSASNAEVWNHWPTIMKGLRWMLRADAPLLVNPKPSWHKLSWFAEFVAATRHYADNTTETARLAIAARDYLFDWGRREGIDFDLEQRGILHIYRDQAGFDHAAEVTRLLAKGGLERRAVSPEEMRAIEPNLRGEYYGGFYTESDSTGDIHKFTHGLAQAVERRGARMRYDCPIRDVGTAADGAWVETAGGRESFDGVVVCAGVGSRELAARFGDRVNVYPVKGYSITVELEDETSRDAAPWMSLLDDETKLVSSRLGEDRFRVAGTAEFNGYNRDIRDDRIRPLLDWVKQCFPAVSTRQAVPWAGLRPMMPDMMPRVGEGRRPGVFYNTGHGHLGWTLSAVTAEQVAGVVQTALSDNLVASPVR; encoded by the coding sequence ATGAACACCATTGCAGTCATCGGCGGCGGAATCACCGGCATCACCACGGCCTACGCGCTCCTCAACCGCGGCTTCGAGGTGACTGTCTTCGAGCGCAACCGCTACGCGGCGATGGAAACCTCCTTTGCCAACGGCGGCCAGCTATCGGCATCCAATGCCGAGGTCTGGAACCATTGGCCGACCATCATGAAGGGGCTGCGCTGGATGCTGCGCGCCGACGCCCCGCTGCTGGTCAACCCCAAGCCGTCCTGGCACAAGCTCTCGTGGTTTGCGGAGTTTGTCGCGGCTACGCGGCATTATGCGGATAACACCACTGAGACGGCCCGTCTCGCCATCGCCGCGCGGGATTATCTATTCGACTGGGGGCGCCGCGAGGGCATTGATTTCGATCTGGAACAACGCGGCATTCTGCATATCTACCGCGACCAGGCGGGGTTCGATCACGCGGCCGAAGTCACCCGGCTGCTGGCGAAGGGCGGGCTGGAACGCCGTGCCGTCTCGCCGGAAGAGATGCGCGCCATCGAGCCCAATCTGCGGGGCGAGTACTACGGCGGTTTCTACACCGAGAGCGACAGCACCGGCGATATCCACAAGTTCACCCACGGCCTTGCGCAGGCCGTCGAGCGGCGCGGTGCGCGCATGCGCTACGACTGCCCCATCCGCGATGTCGGCACGGCGGCGGATGGCGCCTGGGTGGAAACCGCCGGGGGCCGCGAGTCATTTGATGGCGTGGTGGTCTGTGCCGGCGTCGGTAGCCGTGAGCTGGCCGCGCGTTTTGGAGACCGCGTCAATGTCTATCCGGTCAAGGGGTATTCCATCACCGTCGAGCTCGAGGACGAAACCTCCCGGGATGCCGCTCCCTGGATGAGCCTGCTGGATGATGAGACCAAACTGGTCTCGAGCCGCCTGGGCGAAGACCGATTCCGCGTCGCTGGCACGGCCGAGTTCAACGGCTATAACCGGGATATCCGCGATGACCGGATCCGGCCGCTGCTGGACTGGGTCAAGCAGTGTTTTCCGGCGGTCAGCACCCGACAGGCGGTGCCCTGGGCGGGGCTGCGTCCAATGATGCCCGACATGATGCCCCGGGTGGGCGAGGGCAGACGCCCCGGCGTGTTCTACAACACCGGCCACGGGCATCTGGGCTGGACGCTTTCTGCGGTGACAGCGGAGCAGGTGGCCGGTGTTGTCCAGACGGCGCTGTCCGATAATCTGGTGGCCAGTCCGGTGCGCTGA
- a CDS encoding glycosyltransferase codes for MPPESPDNRGISVIIPAWNEADYLPKTIKALQHAVAGLPLRSEIIVVDNDSSDETAALARAAGVRVVHEPEHRIASARNAGASAARGDWLLFVDADTQVTPAQLNAVCLAIKHGCAGGGAPIGFDRLDSTGQRLGLAAWNALSRHLRLAAGCFVFARADLHRAIGGFNERLYAGDELGYSRALRRAARARGLDFRILDVSPVISSARKVEWFKPWQHALVLFTFVLFPWAGHFKRLSWFWYRRP; via the coding sequence TTGCCTCCTGAGTCTCCCGACAACCGCGGGATCTCCGTCATCATTCCGGCGTGGAATGAGGCCGACTACCTCCCGAAAACGATCAAGGCACTGCAGCACGCGGTGGCAGGACTGCCACTGCGCTCGGAGATCATCGTCGTCGACAACGACTCCAGCGATGAAACCGCCGCCCTGGCCCGCGCCGCCGGAGTACGGGTGGTCCATGAACCAGAGCACCGCATCGCAAGCGCGCGGAATGCCGGCGCCTCAGCGGCGCGTGGCGACTGGCTGCTGTTCGTCGATGCCGACACGCAGGTCACACCAGCGCAGCTGAACGCTGTCTGTCTGGCAATCAAGCATGGCTGCGCTGGCGGTGGCGCGCCGATCGGCTTTGACCGGCTGGACTCCACCGGACAGCGCCTGGGTCTCGCGGCGTGGAACGCCCTGTCCCGCCACCTGCGGCTGGCGGCCGGATGCTTCGTATTCGCCCGCGCCGATCTGCACCGGGCCATCGGTGGGTTCAACGAAAGGCTCTATGCCGGCGACGAGCTCGGCTACTCGCGGGCACTTCGCCGAGCCGCCCGCGCCCGCGGACTGGATTTCCGCATCCTCGATGTGTCGCCGGTGATCAGCTCCGCCCGCAAGGTCGAGTGGTTCAAGCCATGGCAGCACGCGCTGGTGCTGTTCACCTTTGTGCTCTTTCCGTGGGCCGGGCATTTCAAGCGGTTGAGCTGGTTCTGGTACCGGCGCCCCTGA
- a CDS encoding alpha/beta hydrolase — MHSAYTQPIARLQALVVAIALVGLTADASALDRGLRLDPVALRDAPAPTPGESTVYAATPHRLVMPDGTALPLRRWGPAPEAGQAPDAVVLGLHGFNDHAGAFIATARALSAAGMAVYAYDQRGFGGSDQRGDWPGAGQLVSDARWALTQLRHRYPDTPIHLVGLSMGGAVASLLMDRSPAPKVDSAVLVAPAFWGRGVMPWYQRFALWAGEQVAPDLTLSSETLDIEPTDDPAVMQALGDDPRWIRAPSVDAMAGVADLMDRALRALPRFDGPPTLIQYGGMDEVIPAEAACAMFSALPAGAPWRAAFYPDGYHMLTRYSGSAAVMSDIRVFLTDSGSVLPSGRGIGQTAARQAVCDD; from the coding sequence ATGCATAGCGCTTACACACAACCGATCGCCCGCCTCCAGGCGCTTGTCGTCGCCATCGCACTGGTTGGCTTGACGGCGGATGCGTCGGCGCTTGACCGGGGGCTGCGGCTCGATCCCGTTGCCTTGCGTGATGCCCCGGCACCGACGCCCGGAGAGTCGACCGTGTATGCCGCCACGCCCCACCGCCTCGTTATGCCTGACGGCACGGCGCTCCCCTTGAGGCGTTGGGGGCCGGCGCCGGAGGCCGGTCAAGCGCCCGACGCGGTGGTTCTCGGGCTGCACGGGTTCAATGATCACGCCGGGGCGTTCATTGCCACGGCCCGGGCCCTGAGTGCGGCCGGCATGGCCGTCTACGCCTATGACCAGCGCGGCTTTGGTGGATCGGATCAGCGCGGCGACTGGCCGGGCGCCGGTCAACTCGTCTCGGACGCCCGCTGGGCACTCACCCAGCTGCGTCATCGATACCCGGACACACCCATCCATCTCGTCGGCCTGAGTATGGGCGGTGCGGTGGCGAGCCTGCTCATGGACCGCTCGCCGGCGCCCAAGGTGGACAGCGCGGTGCTGGTGGCACCGGCATTCTGGGGCCGGGGTGTCATGCCCTGGTATCAGCGCTTCGCCCTCTGGGCGGGTGAGCAGGTCGCCCCTGATCTCACCCTGAGCAGTGAGACCCTCGACATAGAGCCGACGGACGATCCTGCGGTGATGCAGGCGCTCGGCGACGACCCGCGCTGGATCCGGGCGCCCAGTGTTGACGCAATGGCGGGAGTTGCCGATCTCATGGACCGCGCGCTGCGGGCGCTGCCGCGCTTTGATGGCCCACCGACGCTGATCCAGTACGGCGGTATGGATGAGGTGATTCCCGCCGAGGCGGCCTGCGCCATGTTCAGCGCGCTGCCAGCCGGCGCGCCATGGCGGGCGGCGTTTTACCCGGATGGCTATCACATGCTCACCCGCTACAGCGGATCGGCCGCGGTGATGTCCGATATCCGCGTCTTTCTCACCGACTCTGGGTCGGTGCTGCCCTCCGGCCGAGGCATTGGTCAGACGGCTGCCCGCCAGGCCGTCTGCGATGACTGA
- a CDS encoding DUF1289 domain-containing protein — protein MASASNPCTGVCKFRDQVCLSCGRLRAEKKRWKKMKKSERREVVSQSAARLAALGDQAIPSKKARRKAKKQAAAVPAHPPATPVRVTPDSLDLGEPILARDAPLPIVDTDAAKQARKTWKKARKLAKKAKKAARRAREAEALARGLPPGEHARALNPSRQPAARGVH, from the coding sequence ATGGCCTCCGCGTCGAACCCCTGTACCGGTGTCTGCAAATTCCGTGATCAGGTCTGCCTGTCCTGCGGCAGACTGCGTGCAGAGAAAAAGCGCTGGAAGAAGATGAAGAAATCCGAACGCCGTGAAGTGGTCAGCCAGTCCGCGGCTCGACTCGCCGCCCTTGGCGATCAGGCAATCCCCAGCAAGAAGGCGCGTCGCAAGGCGAAAAAGCAGGCCGCCGCGGTGCCGGCGCATCCACCGGCCACGCCCGTGCGCGTCACACCCGACTCCCTCGATCTGGGCGAGCCCATCCTTGCACGGGATGCACCACTACCCATCGTGGATACCGACGCCGCCAAGCAAGCCAGGAAGACCTGGAAGAAGGCCCGCAAACTGGCCAAAAAGGCCAAGAAGGCGGCACGCCGGGCCCGGGAAGCCGAGGCCCTCGCCCGTGGCCTGCCACCCGGGGAACACGCCCGGGCGCTCAACCCCTCGCGCCAGCCCGCCGCCCGGGGCGTCCACTAG
- a CDS encoding helix-turn-helix transcriptional regulator yields the protein MTDTLLRQWVMLRQIPRYPRKVTVRALRTQLLEQGYAVTERTIQRDLLRLSGALFGLLLDDRSRPHGWSWDRDAAQLDIPGMEPQTALAFKLAEHFSGQLMAPATLNALAPYFQRAGAVLAEMDSPVSAWPEKIQTVTRGQTLIAPAIDPIILETVYDALFNDRQFRARYHRRYDDSVHDYVIHPLGIVFRDGVVYLICRRYGREGIAQMALHRMQSAEPLDAPAERPADFDLQRYIEDGGLDFRMGRQPLRLELMLDPATAVHLAETPLSDDQQMTESVDGRMQLRASVADTAQVRWWLLGLGDQVEVIAPETLRDEIAERLNRAAGQYRRPDGS from the coding sequence ATGACGGATACGCTGCTGCGCCAGTGGGTCATGCTGCGGCAGATCCCCCGCTACCCGCGCAAGGTCACCGTTCGGGCATTGCGGACACAGCTTCTCGAGCAGGGTTACGCCGTCACCGAGCGCACCATCCAGCGCGACCTGCTGCGTCTATCCGGCGCGCTCTTCGGCCTCTTGCTGGACGATCGCAGCCGACCCCATGGATGGTCCTGGGACCGAGACGCCGCACAGCTGGACATTCCCGGCATGGAGCCGCAGACCGCGCTCGCATTCAAGCTCGCGGAGCATTTCTCCGGGCAGCTCATGGCCCCGGCGACGCTGAATGCGCTGGCGCCGTATTTCCAGCGGGCCGGGGCCGTCCTCGCCGAAATGGACAGCCCGGTGAGCGCCTGGCCGGAGAAAATCCAGACCGTCACCCGCGGCCAGACACTGATCGCGCCGGCCATTGATCCGATCATTCTCGAGACGGTCTACGACGCGCTCTTTAATGACCGGCAGTTCCGCGCCCGATACCACCGTCGTTACGATGACAGTGTTCACGACTACGTCATTCATCCGCTTGGCATTGTCTTCCGCGATGGCGTGGTTTACCTGATCTGCAGGCGGTACGGCCGCGAGGGGATCGCGCAGATGGCGCTGCATCGGATGCAGTCGGCGGAGCCGCTGGATGCACCGGCGGAACGTCCGGCGGATTTCGATCTGCAGCGCTACATCGAGGACGGCGGGCTGGATTTCAGGATGGGGCGGCAGCCCCTGCGCCTTGAGTTGATGCTGGATCCCGCCACGGCGGTTCACCTTGCGGAGACGCCCCTCAGCGATGATCAGCAAATGACCGAGTCCGTTGACGGGCGAATGCAGCTCCGCGCCAGCGTGGCGGATACCGCCCAGGTCCGCTGGTGGCTGCTGGGGCTCGGTGATCAGGTCGAAGTGATCGCTCCGGAGACGCTCCGCGATGAGATCGCCGAGCGACTCAATCGGGCGGCGGGGCAGTATCGCCGTCCTGATGGATCATGA